A region of Plantactinospora sp. BC1 DNA encodes the following proteins:
- the pcaD gene encoding 3-oxoadipate enol-lactonase, with amino-acid sequence MTSRLHACVDGPADAPVLVLGSSLGTSGAMWQPQLPALTRRYRMVRYDHLGHGDSDVPAGPYSIADLGHAVLRLLDDLDVPRVSYAGLSLGGMVGMWLAVNAADRIDRLVLLCTSARLGPAQGWRDRAAATRAGGVEAVAEPVLRRWFTEGFAASRPEVVAEYRSMLTATPPEGYAGCCEAIAGMDLRDDLARITAPTLVIAGANDPAIPIEDVRLLVDRIPGAGLRVVGDAAHLASVEQPDRVAGLLLAHLEDPTGGGRPERSGWRESVDG; translated from the coding sequence ATGACCTCCCGGCTGCACGCCTGCGTCGACGGGCCGGCCGACGCGCCGGTGCTGGTACTCGGCAGTTCGCTCGGCACCTCCGGGGCGATGTGGCAGCCGCAGCTGCCCGCGCTGACCCGGCGGTACCGGATGGTCCGGTACGACCACCTCGGGCACGGTGACTCCGACGTGCCGGCCGGCCCGTACTCGATCGCGGATCTCGGGCACGCCGTGCTCCGGCTGCTGGACGACCTCGACGTGCCCCGGGTCTCGTACGCCGGGCTCTCCCTCGGCGGGATGGTCGGGATGTGGCTGGCCGTCAACGCCGCCGACCGGATCGACCGGTTGGTGCTGCTCTGCACCTCGGCCCGGCTCGGTCCGGCGCAGGGCTGGCGGGACCGGGCCGCCGCCACCCGGGCCGGCGGGGTCGAGGCGGTCGCCGAGCCGGTGCTGCGGCGGTGGTTCACCGAGGGCTTCGCGGCGAGCCGGCCGGAGGTGGTCGCCGAGTACCGGTCGATGCTCACCGCCACCCCACCCGAGGGGTACGCCGGCTGTTGCGAGGCGATCGCCGGGATGGACCTGCGGGACGACCTGGCCCGGATCACCGCACCGACGCTGGTGATCGCGGGCGCGAACGATCCGGCGATCCCGATCGAGGACGTCCGGCTGCTTGTCGACCGGATTCCCGGCGCCGGGCTGCGGGTGGTCGGCGACGCCGCCCATCTGGCCAGTGTGGAGCAGCCGGACCGGGTCGCCGGGCTGCTCCTGGCACACCTCGAAGACCCGACCGGGGGCGGGCGGCCGGAACGGAGCGGGTGGAGGGAGTCGGTGGATGGATGA
- the pcaC gene encoding 4-carboxymuconolactone decarboxylase, which translates to MDDRERHAAGMAVRREVLGDAHVDRAVAGTDEFTADFQDLITRYAWGEIWTRPGLDRRTRSCITLAVLATLHHDEELAMHVRAALRNGLTPDEVREVLLQVSVYAGVPAANRAFKVAQETLRQEDG; encoded by the coding sequence ATGGATGACCGGGAGCGGCACGCGGCCGGCATGGCGGTCCGGCGCGAGGTGCTCGGCGACGCGCACGTGGACCGCGCCGTCGCCGGCACCGACGAGTTCACGGCGGACTTCCAGGACCTGATCACCAGGTACGCCTGGGGCGAGATCTGGACCCGGCCGGGGCTGGACCGGCGTACCCGCAGTTGCATCACGCTGGCGGTGCTCGCCACCCTGCACCACGACGAGGAGCTGGCGATGCACGTCCGGGCGGCGCTGCGCAACGGGCTGACCCCGGACGAGGTCCGGGAGGTTCTGCTCCAGGTGAGCGTCTACGCTGGCGTTCCAGCGGCGAACCGGGCGTTCAAGGTCGCCCAGGAGACACTGCGGCAGGAGGACGGGT